In Pirellulales bacterium, the following are encoded in one genomic region:
- the rny gene encoding ribonuclease Y has translation MIGTPGIIILIVATFAASVLLLKGYDYLRQKDAETRARETVEKADREIDARRREAELEIKETAILQRAEGEKEMSVLRQELHERERLLDKRQDALEQQADQLRKQEKMVENNQRKLADRIEETTRRQDELGKLLEEQRRALHHISALSQEEATRRLLSMLDAELQHKSGAIIMRHEKQMADICEEKSREILLTALQRYAAAHTAESTTSTVDIPNDDMKGRIIGREGRNIRAFEKATGVDVIIDDTPGVVIVSGFDMVRREVARIALAKLIADGRIHPSRIEEVVVATQAELEQHLQKLGQEAAHEADVPGLHERVIHLLGRLRFRTSYSQNVLRHSIEVAFLTGMLAEEIGLDPRLARRCGLLHDIGKAADHEAEGGHPKIGADLLKRYGEGPEVVHAALGHHDDLRLENPYTVLVAAADACSASRPGARRETLERYIKRMEELETIAGGFPGVEQAFAIQAGRELRVLVRSKDTTDASAAKICFDIAKAFEDQLTYPGEIKVTVLRESRFTEIAH, from the coding sequence ATGATTGGAACGCCGGGCATCATCATTCTGATTGTCGCCACCTTCGCGGCCAGCGTGCTGCTGTTGAAGGGCTACGACTATCTGCGCCAGAAAGACGCCGAGACCCGCGCCCGGGAAACCGTCGAGAAGGCCGATCGCGAGATTGATGCCCGACGCCGCGAGGCCGAGCTGGAGATCAAGGAAACGGCCATCCTGCAGCGGGCCGAAGGCGAAAAGGAGATGAGCGTCCTGCGGCAGGAGCTGCACGAGCGCGAACGCCTGCTGGACAAGCGGCAAGATGCTCTGGAACAGCAGGCCGACCAGCTTCGCAAGCAGGAGAAGATGGTCGAGAACAACCAACGCAAGCTGGCCGATCGCATCGAAGAAACGACGCGCCGTCAGGACGAGCTGGGCAAGCTGCTGGAGGAGCAGCGGCGCGCCCTGCACCACATCAGCGCACTCAGCCAGGAGGAAGCCACGCGGCGGCTGTTGAGCATGCTCGACGCCGAGCTGCAACATAAGTCGGGCGCGATCATCATGCGGCACGAAAAGCAGATGGCCGACATCTGCGAAGAGAAGTCGCGCGAAATCCTGCTCACGGCCCTGCAGCGCTACGCCGCCGCTCACACCGCCGAAAGCACCACCAGCACCGTCGACATTCCCAACGACGACATGAAGGGACGGATTATCGGCCGCGAGGGGCGCAACATCCGGGCCTTCGAGAAAGCGACCGGCGTCGACGTGATCATCGACGATACGCCGGGCGTGGTGATCGTCAGCGGCTTCGACATGGTCCGCCGCGAGGTTGCCCGGATCGCGCTGGCCAAGTTGATCGCCGACGGCCGCATCCATCCCTCGCGCATTGAAGAGGTGGTGGTCGCGACGCAGGCGGAGCTGGAGCAGCACTTGCAGAAGCTCGGCCAAGAAGCGGCCCACGAGGCCGACGTGCCGGGCCTGCACGAACGTGTGATTCATCTTCTCGGCCGGCTGCGGTTCCGCACCAGTTACAGCCAGAACGTGCTGCGGCACTCGATCGAAGTGGCCTTTCTCACCGGCATGCTGGCCGAAGAGATCGGCCTCGACCCGCGGTTGGCGCGCCGTTGCGGCCTGCTGCACGACATCGGCAAGGCGGCCGACCATGAGGCCGAAGGGGGCCATCCCAAGATCGGCGCCGATCTGCTCAAGCGTTACGGCGAAGGGCCGGAAGTGGTGCATGCCGCGCTGGGCCATCACGACGACCTGCGCCTCGAAAACCCCTATACGGTCTTGGTGGCCGCGGCCGATGCGTGCAGTGCCTCGCGTCCCGGCGCCCGCCGCGAGACGCTGGAGCGTTACATCAAGCGGATGGAAGAACTGGAAACGATCGCCGGCGGCTTTCCCGGCGTCGAACAGGCCTTCGCCATTCAGGCCGGCAGGGAACTGCGGGTGCTCGTCCGCTCGAAAGACACCACCGACGCCAGCGCCGCCAAAATCTGCTTCGATATCGCCAAGGCGTTCGAGGATCAACTGACTTATCCGGGCGAAATCAAGGTGACGGTGCTTCGCGAGTCGCGGTTTACGGAGATTGCTCATTGA
- a CDS encoding TIGR00282 family metallophosphoesterase: MRLLLIGDIVGKPGRQIVVQAVRGLIEREHLDLVVCNAENIAGGSGITPELYRELIAAGVDGITLGDHIYRRREINPVLESAGNIVKPANFPPTAPGREFMILPARNGVSVAVVSLLGRVFMRPVDCPWAAADRVLAQLPAEVKVILVDFHAEATSDKQVMGRYLDGRVSAVLGTHTHVPTADEQILPGGTAFQCDVGMTGPHESILGRRIDRVMETTRTFNPTHFDVATGDVRLNGSIVDVDPATGRALAIQRLCFKGEI, from the coding sequence TTGAGACTTCTGCTCATTGGCGACATTGTCGGCAAGCCGGGCCGCCAGATCGTGGTGCAGGCGGTGCGCGGGCTGATCGAACGCGAACATCTCGATCTGGTGGTCTGCAATGCGGAAAACATCGCCGGCGGTTCGGGCATCACGCCGGAGCTCTATCGCGAGTTGATCGCCGCGGGCGTCGACGGCATTACCCTGGGCGACCATATCTACCGCCGCCGCGAGATCAACCCGGTGCTGGAATCGGCCGGCAACATCGTCAAGCCCGCGAATTTTCCGCCGACGGCCCCAGGCCGTGAGTTCATGATCCTGCCTGCCCGAAACGGCGTTTCGGTGGCGGTCGTCAGTCTGCTGGGCCGGGTGTTTATGCGGCCGGTCGACTGTCCCTGGGCGGCGGCCGACCGCGTGCTGGCCCAGCTTCCCGCCGAGGTGAAGGTGATCCTGGTCGACTTTCACGCCGAGGCCACCAGCGACAAGCAGGTGATGGGCCGCTATCTCGACGGGCGCGTTTCGGCCGTGTTGGGAACGCACACGCACGTGCCGACGGCCGACGAGCAGATTTTGCCGGGCGGGACCGCCTTTCAATGCGACGTGGGCATGACCGGCCCGCACGAAAGCATTTTGGGCCGCCGCATCGACCGCGTGATGGAGACCACCCGCACCTTCAACCCCACGCATTTTGACGTGGCCACGGGCGACGTGCGCCTCAACGGCAGCATCGTCGACGTCGATCCCGCGACCGGGCGCGCTTTGGCCATCCAGCGGCTCTGTTTCAAGGGTGAGATATAA
- a CDS encoding serine/threonine-protein kinase, producing the protein MSQRNRFFIPRADRRLGDRYELMECLGEGTHGTVWSAQRLEDSEIVAVKIPREQGAKNEDLAEGKRLIGLDAHPNVVRVYWMDRVPPEREWYVIEMEYFPSDTLARLLDEGDQGFVTSYARLLSLYLQVLDGVRYLHDLGMSHGDIKPQNVLIAGDRAKVTDFGSSVLPEDMYARTRENGGTILYSAPEVAGITLRGKNKEQVFKADIYSLGVLLYHLVTSRLPHDTLSQVARYAPFPRPREINSSVCPALEEVILRAMARDPNDRWTSVGELIRATEKARRAQLDYVAEKTHSVFKRAVADWSSDVVGYLEKSDYKSAENAARLEFEASGDAHAFLMMLNAAARDGRYFDCLKYLDENPRLVETPSTVQRDIKQLALKCCLETRNVDRAERLLNQMIAEEGETPDLLFKRASILGLQARFNEACEVLLQLNRDFPGRPAILRRLVTVYEQLRDLGKASAFLKAYRKKAEADEWAVEKSERFAALGYR; encoded by the coding sequence ATGAGCCAACGCAATCGCTTTTTCATTCCGCGGGCCGACCGACGCCTGGGTGATCGCTATGAACTGATGGAATGCTTGGGGGAAGGCACGCACGGCACGGTGTGGAGCGCGCAGCGGCTGGAAGACAGCGAGATTGTAGCCGTCAAGATTCCCCGCGAACAGGGCGCGAAAAACGAAGATTTGGCCGAAGGAAAGCGGCTGATTGGCCTCGACGCCCATCCGAACGTCGTGCGGGTTTATTGGATGGACCGAGTCCCGCCGGAGCGTGAATGGTATGTGATCGAGATGGAGTACTTTCCCAGCGATACGCTGGCCCGTTTGCTGGACGAAGGCGACCAAGGCTTCGTTACAAGCTATGCCAGGCTGTTGTCGCTGTACCTGCAGGTACTCGACGGCGTTCGTTACCTACACGACCTCGGTATGTCGCACGGCGACATCAAACCGCAGAATGTGCTGATTGCCGGAGATCGGGCCAAGGTCACCGACTTCGGCAGCAGCGTCTTGCCGGAGGACATGTATGCGCGGACCAGGGAGAACGGAGGCACGATCCTATACTCCGCACCGGAAGTTGCCGGCATCACGCTGCGCGGAAAGAACAAGGAGCAGGTCTTCAAGGCCGACATCTACAGCCTGGGAGTGCTGCTCTACCATCTGGTCACCTCGCGGCTGCCGCATGATACGCTGAGCCAGGTGGCACGCTACGCGCCTTTTCCGCGTCCCAGAGAAATCAACAGCTCGGTATGTCCGGCGCTGGAGGAAGTCATTTTGCGGGCCATGGCCCGCGATCCGAACGACCGCTGGACGTCGGTCGGCGAATTGATCCGCGCAACAGAAAAGGCCCGGCGGGCACAGCTCGACTACGTGGCTGAGAAAACGCACTCGGTTTTCAAACGCGCGGTGGCCGATTGGTCGTCGGATGTGGTCGGATATCTGGAAAAGTCGGACTACAAATCGGCGGAAAACGCGGCCCGCTTGGAATTCGAGGCGTCGGGCGATGCCCACGCGTTCTTAATGATGCTCAATGCCGCCGCGCGAGACGGGCGATATTTCGACTGCCTGAAATATCTCGACGAGAATCCGCGTCTTGTAGAGACCCCCTCGACCGTTCAACGCGACATCAAGCAACTCGCGCTCAAATGCTGCTTGGAGACACGAAACGTCGATCGCGCGGAACGATTACTGAACCAGATGATTGCCGAGGAGGGCGAGACGCCCGACTTGTTGTTTAAAAGGGCCTCAATTCTTGGTCTGCAAGCGCGGTTCAATGAAGCATGCGAGGTCCTCCTGCAGTTGAATCGCGATTTTCCCGGCCGCCCGGCGATTCTCCGGCGGCTCGTAACGGTTTATGAACAGCTTCGCGACCTGGGGAAGGCATCGGCGTTTTTGAAAGCGTATCGCAAAAAGGCGGAGGCCGACGAGTGGGCCGTGGAGAAAAGCGAACGGTTCGCCGCGCTTGGTTATCGGTAA
- a CDS encoding ATP-binding protein, translating into MKHQVLGKLVGNTGDPARLTMVMTSSMAGRRGEFVRVSHQERPDEPSCDVLGRIVSIARTNALYDAGMGNSVTELELMPGARVTGESVLGRIELVGFNDPTTGQIRIPRRPLDPGAKVQTVDYHFLSKFYEFDEQTGLHIGNLVGYDRGENVVPVFLDINRLVTEHLAVLAMTGAGKSYTVGRIIERLVALHNGSVVVFDPHGEYGRALQAGKLNFNTDADAIDDVRDQRRIPEIQQMFRRLAEAGAGIAAFTPQHASFRHKYAGVNRELALQFDHFEMDDISEILPGLTEPQQRVLDVAIRYWRLIDKTEPRDINRLRHLLGDGLEELKEWDQLSQAEATALNGRSAAVASLKLARVLAEAQAFYSAALAAPTDIYQMVGRPSERKGRLAVVDLQGLSDTAKQIVTALISSEILQAASSKTDPIRPAFLVYEEGHNFAPAGESAVSHRIIKKIASEGRKFGVGFAIVSQRPSKLDPDVTSQCNTLITMRLKNPDDQRFIAKTSDMVSQADLDELPSLSTGEALIFGRSIAAPLLVKIGAKALIHGGESPDVLKVWGRFGD; encoded by the coding sequence ATGAAACATCAGGTGTTGGGCAAGCTGGTGGGCAATACGGGCGACCCCGCGAGATTGACAATGGTCATGACCTCTTCGATGGCGGGCCGCCGCGGCGAGTTTGTGCGCGTTTCGCATCAAGAGCGGCCGGACGAGCCGTCGTGCGACGTGCTGGGGCGAATCGTGAGCATCGCGCGCACGAACGCTCTCTATGACGCCGGCATGGGGAACTCGGTAACCGAATTGGAGTTGATGCCTGGTGCACGTGTGACCGGCGAGAGCGTGTTGGGCCGCATCGAGCTGGTCGGTTTCAACGACCCGACGACCGGTCAAATCCGCATTCCACGGCGGCCGCTCGATCCGGGCGCCAAGGTGCAGACGGTCGATTATCACTTTCTCAGTAAATTCTACGAGTTCGACGAGCAGACGGGCCTGCACATTGGAAATCTGGTGGGCTATGACCGCGGCGAGAACGTCGTGCCGGTATTCCTTGATATCAACCGGCTGGTCACCGAGCACTTGGCCGTGTTGGCGATGACGGGCGCCGGCAAATCGTACACGGTGGGTCGAATCATCGAGCGGCTGGTGGCGCTGCACAACGGCAGCGTGGTGGTGTTCGATCCGCACGGTGAGTACGGCCGTGCGTTGCAAGCAGGCAAGCTGAATTTCAACACCGACGCCGACGCGATCGACGACGTGCGCGATCAGCGGCGGATTCCCGAGATTCAGCAGATGTTTCGCCGCCTGGCGGAAGCGGGTGCGGGGATCGCCGCGTTCACGCCGCAACATGCCTCGTTCCGGCACAAATACGCGGGGGTCAATCGGGAGCTGGCCTTGCAATTCGACCATTTCGAAATGGACGATATCAGCGAAATCCTGCCGGGACTGACCGAGCCGCAACAACGCGTGCTCGACGTCGCCATTCGGTATTGGCGGCTGATCGACAAGACGGAACCGCGTGACATCAATCGGCTGCGGCACCTGCTGGGCGACGGACTCGAAGAGCTGAAGGAATGGGACCAGTTGAGCCAGGCCGAAGCGACCGCGCTCAACGGCCGCAGTGCCGCAGTCGCATCGCTGAAGCTGGCGCGCGTGCTCGCCGAGGCGCAGGCATTCTATTCGGCGGCGCTGGCGGCGCCGACCGACATTTACCAGATGGTCGGGCGGCCGTCGGAGCGAAAGGGACGGCTGGCGGTGGTCGACCTGCAAGGGCTGAGCGATACGGCCAAGCAGATTGTCACGGCCCTGATCTCCAGCGAGATTTTGCAGGCGGCGTCGAGCAAGACCGACCCGATTCGGCCGGCCTTTTTGGTCTACGAAGAAGGGCACAACTTTGCGCCGGCGGGCGAAAGCGCCGTGAGTCATCGGATCATCAAGAAGATTGCCAGTGAGGGACGCAAGTTTGGTGTCGGATTTGCCATCGTCAGCCAGCGGCCGTCGAAGCTCGATCCCGACGTTACCTCGCAGTGCAACACCTTGATTACGATGCGGCTGAAGAATCCCGACGACCAGCGGTTCATTGCCAAGACGTCCGACATGGTAAGCCAGGCCGACCTGGATGAGTTGCCCAGCCTTTCAACCGGAGAGGCGCTGATTTTCGGCCGTTCGATCGCGGCGCCCTTGCTAGTGAAAATCGGCGCCAAGGCGCTGATTCATGGCGGGGAATCACCCGACGTGCTGAAGGTGTGGGGGCGATTTGGTGATTGA